A section of the Castanea sativa cultivar Marrone di Chiusa Pesio chromosome 12, ASM4071231v1 genome encodes:
- the LOC142618258 gene encoding transcription factor IIIA isoform X1, giving the protein MSDLLSEMDEMGEIEKPIFRDIRRYYCEYCGICRSKKSLITSHMLTHHKEEMEKNRVNGEEDKEGKKSNTCQECGATFTKPAYLKQHMQSHSVERLYTCPVDDCHSSYRRKDHLTRHLLQHQGKLFKCPIENCGHEFSYQGNMTRHVKEFHSKDCPPINAEPQKQFVCQEIGCGKVFKFASKLRKHEESHVKLDSVEALCCEPGCMKYFSNDECLKAHIQSCHQHITCEICGTKQLRRNIKRHLQIHEDTVSLERVKCHYDGCLHTFSTKSNLYQHIKAVHLELKPFACSFSGCGVRFAHKHVRDKHEKTGCHVHTTGDFEESDEQFQSRIRGGRKRKCPTIEMLIRKRVSPPSPPSQSDEESDYLGWLHSQRTGNEL; this is encoded by the exons ATGTCCGATCTGTTATCAG AGATGGATGAGATGGGTGAGATTGAGAAGCCAATATTCAGAGACATAAGGCGTTATTACTGTGAGTACTGTGGCATTTGCAGGTCCAAGAAGTCTCTTATTACTTCTCATATGCTCACTCACCACAAG GAAGAGATGGAAAAGAATCGGGTTAATGGGGAAGAggataaagaaggaaaaaagtcCAATACGTGTCAAGAATGTGGTGCGACATTCACAAAACCTGCGTATTTGAAGCAACACATGCAAAGTCACTCGGTTGAG AGGCTGTACACCTGTCCAGTTGATGATTGCCATTCCAGCTATAGAAGAAAGGACCACTTGACTCGGCATCTGCTTCAGCACCAAGGAAAACTCTTTAAGTGTCCAATTGAGAACTGTGGCCATGAATTTTCTTACCAAGGGAACATGACACGGCATGTGAAAGAATTCCATAGCAAGGATTGCCCCCCAATTAATGCTGAACCCCAGAAGCAATTTGTCTGCCAGGAGATAGGGTGTGGAAAGGTTTTCAAATTTGCATCAAAACTGCGAAAGCATGAGGAATCCCATG TTAAATTAGACTCAGTGGAGGCACTCTGCTGCGAACCTGGCTGtatgaaatatttttctaaCGATGAATGCCTTAAGGCCCACATCCAGTCCTGCCACCAACATATTACTTGTGAGATATGTGGGACCAAGCAACTGAGAAGGAACATTAAGCGGCATCTACAAATACATGAAGACACAGTTTCTTTGGAGAGAGTCAAATGCCACTACGATGGTTGTCTTCACACATTTTCAACT AAATCAAATCTCTATCAGCATATCAAGGCTGTGCACCTTGAACTTAAACCTTTTGCCTGTAGCTTTTCTGGTTGTGGCGTGAGATTTGCACACAAGCATGTGAGAGACAAGCATGAGAAGACGGGGTGCCACGTTCATACAACC GGTGATTTTGAAGAGTCAGACGAGCAATTTCAATCCAGGATTAGGGGTGGCCGGAAGAGAAAGTGCCCAACCATAGAAATGCTGATCCGGAAGAGGGTTTCTCCACCAAGTCCACCAAGTCAATCAGATGAAGAGTCTGACTACCTTGGTTGGTTGCACTCACAGAGGACTGGCAACGAGCTGTAA
- the LOC142618258 gene encoding transcription factor IIIA isoform X3, with translation MEKNRVNGEEDKEGKKSNTCQECGATFTKPAYLKQHMQSHSVERLYTCPVDDCHSSYRRKDHLTRHLLQHQGKLFKCPIENCGHEFSYQGNMTRHVKEFHSKDCPPINAEPQKQFVCQEIGCGKVFKFASKLRKHEESHVKLDSVEALCCEPGCMKYFSNDECLKAHIQSCHQHITCEICGTKQLRRNIKRHLQIHEDTVSLERVKCHYDGCLHTFSTKSNLYQHIKAVHLELKPFACSFSGCGVRFAHKHVRDKHEKTGCHVHTTGDFEESDEQFQSRIRGGRKRKCPTIEMLIRKRVSPPSPPSQSDEESDYLGWLHSQRTGNEL, from the exons ATGGAAAAGAATCGGGTTAATGGGGAAGAggataaagaaggaaaaaagtcCAATACGTGTCAAGAATGTGGTGCGACATTCACAAAACCTGCGTATTTGAAGCAACACATGCAAAGTCACTCGGTTGAG AGGCTGTACACCTGTCCAGTTGATGATTGCCATTCCAGCTATAGAAGAAAGGACCACTTGACTCGGCATCTGCTTCAGCACCAAGGAAAACTCTTTAAGTGTCCAATTGAGAACTGTGGCCATGAATTTTCTTACCAAGGGAACATGACACGGCATGTGAAAGAATTCCATAGCAAGGATTGCCCCCCAATTAATGCTGAACCCCAGAAGCAATTTGTCTGCCAGGAGATAGGGTGTGGAAAGGTTTTCAAATTTGCATCAAAACTGCGAAAGCATGAGGAATCCCATG TTAAATTAGACTCAGTGGAGGCACTCTGCTGCGAACCTGGCTGtatgaaatatttttctaaCGATGAATGCCTTAAGGCCCACATCCAGTCCTGCCACCAACATATTACTTGTGAGATATGTGGGACCAAGCAACTGAGAAGGAACATTAAGCGGCATCTACAAATACATGAAGACACAGTTTCTTTGGAGAGAGTCAAATGCCACTACGATGGTTGTCTTCACACATTTTCAACT AAATCAAATCTCTATCAGCATATCAAGGCTGTGCACCTTGAACTTAAACCTTTTGCCTGTAGCTTTTCTGGTTGTGGCGTGAGATTTGCACACAAGCATGTGAGAGACAAGCATGAGAAGACGGGGTGCCACGTTCATACAACC GGTGATTTTGAAGAGTCAGACGAGCAATTTCAATCCAGGATTAGGGGTGGCCGGAAGAGAAAGTGCCCAACCATAGAAATGCTGATCCGGAAGAGGGTTTCTCCACCAAGTCCACCAAGTCAATCAGATGAAGAGTCTGACTACCTTGGTTGGTTGCACTCACAGAGGACTGGCAACGAGCTGTAA
- the LOC142621163 gene encoding transcription factor MYB3-like: MGRSPCCEKAHTNKGAWTKEEDQRLMDYIRVHGEGCWRSLPKAAGLLRCGKSCRLRWINYLRPDLKRGNFTEEEDELIIKLHSLLGNKWSLIAGRLPGRTDNEIKNYWNTHIKRKLISRGIDPQTHRPLNEITTTTTTTTVPTSTPTISHLDFSSNNSSLPSLPVSKLNLMKNSQTNSTYNYNNINNFSATTITVPTLNYPKIEPLEDVNCTSSGTTTEEEPPQQIVQQQKQDKFDESELNLELSIGLKPVQTESTRVSSAHTAESKLQQVHGGYNQLFGTVQSTMVAQAVCLCCQLGYQSSNSTELCMNCKNSNGVYRYYRPLNS; this comes from the exons ATGGGACGCTCACCTTGTTGTGAAAAAGCACACACCAACAAAGGTGCCTGGACCAAAGAAGAAGACCAGCGCCTCATGGACTATATCCGAGTCCACGGTGAAGGTTGTTGGCGCTCTCTTCCCAAAGCTGCAg gATTACTTAGATGTGGCAAGAGTTGCAGATTGAGGTGGATAAACTATCTGCGCCCTGATCTCAAGCGTGGCAATTTCACTGAGGAAGAAGATGAACTCATCATCAAGCTCCATAGTTTGCTGGGAAACAA ATGGTCTTTGATTGCTGGAAGATTGCCCGGAAGAACAGACAATGAGATCAAGAACTATTGGAACACACACATCAAACGCAAGCTCATAAGCCGTGGCATAGACCCTCAAACTCACCGTCCTCTCAATGAAattaccaccaccaccaccacaaccacagtCCCAACATCAACACCAACAATTTCCCACTTAGATTTCAGTAGCAATAATTCGTCTCTACCATCTTTACCAGTATCCAAGCTCAACCTCATGAAGAACAGCCAGACAAACAGCACGTACAActacaacaacatcaacaacttTAGTGCTACAACAATCACTGTACCCACGTTGAATTACCCGAAGATAGAGCCACTTGAAGATGTTAATTGCACCAGTAGTGGCACAACAACTGAGGAAGAACCACCACAACAAATAGTACAACAACAAAAGCAAGACAAGTTTGATGAGAGTGAGCTAAACTTGGAACTTTCTATTGGACTTAAGCCGGTTCAGACAGAGTCAACCAGGGTGTCAAGTGCACACACAGCCGAGTCAAAGCTACAACAAGTTCATGGTGGTTATAACCAGTTGTTTGGGACAGTGCAATCAACCATGGTAGCACAGGCAGTGTGTTTGTGTTGCCAATTAGGGTATCAGAGCAGTAATAGTACTGAGTTGTGTATGAATTGCAAGAACTCTAATGGGGTCTACAGATATTACAGAcctttaaattcataa
- the LOC142621374 gene encoding O-fucosyltransferase 9 isoform X1: MHGYSRLGSSARTSSSTSSPPSSPRFRHGRNKLCAGGRSSKQTSAVERVVYVFVSAVFRRRGVLLFAPVLYISLMLLYMGSVGFDVVNLKHTVVGVVVHSSKHRTTAMAPGSVYRSPQVFEKLWPLMEAESNGSRVNALMMAWNSTGRQGWKPCVDKSISTTGFSELPKSNGFLIIEANGGLNQQRLSICDAVAVAGLLNATLVIPIFHLNSVWRDSSKFGDIFDEDFFIYALKNHVNVVRELPEDILQRFDNNISKIVNLRVKGWSSPTYYLQKVLPKLVQMGAVRIAPFSNRLAQEVPSNVQWLRCLANYEALRFSGPIRRLAENMVDRMVKNSSQSGGKYVSVHLRFEEDMVAFSCCEYDGGEEEKREMDIARERSWRGKFRRRGRVIRPGANRVDGKCPLTPLEVGMMLRGMGFDNNTSVYVAAGKIYKAEKYMAPLKQMFPRLETKDTLATPEELAPFKGHSSRLAALDYTVCLHSEVFVTTQGGNFPHFLMGHRRYFYGGHAKTIKPDKRKLALLFDRPDIRWEDFSRPMQDMLRHSDHKGFEVKKPSGSLYTFPMPDCMCKLAEARSESSNTTRLA, translated from the exons atgcacGGCTACAGTAGGCTTGGCTCATCGGCGAGGACTTCGTCGTCGACGTCATCGCCGCCGTCGTCTCCGCGGTTCCGGCACGGCCGGAACAAGCTCTGCGCCGGCGGCCGGAGCTCGAAGCAGACGAGCGCGGTGGAGAGAGTGGTGTACGTGTTCGTGTCGGCGGTGTTTCGGAGGCGAGGCGTGCTGTTGTTCGCGCCGGTGCTGTACATTTCGCTGATGCTGCTGTACATGGGGTCGGTGGGGTTTGATGTGGTGAATTTGAAGCACACTGTGGTTGGAGTTGTTGTGCATAGTAGCAAGCATCGGACGACGGCAATGGCGCCCGGTTCGGTTTATCGGAGCCCTCAGGTTTTTGAGAAGTTGTGGCCGTTAATGGAGGCTGAGAGTAATGGGAGTAGAGTCAATGCG TTGATGATGGCATGGAATTCAACTGGGCGTCAAGGTTGGAAGCCTTGTGTTGACAAGAGTATTTCAACAACAG GTTTCTCAGAATTGCCAAAGTCAAATGGTTTCCTAATAATTGAAGCAAATGGTGGGTTGAACCAACAGCGCTTATCG ATATGCGATGCAGTTGCGGTGGCTGGATTACTGAATGCAACTCTTGTCATtccaatttttcatttaaatagtGTTTGGCGAGATTCCAG CAAGTTTGGGGACATTTTTGATGAAGATTTCTTCATATATGCACTCAAAAATCACGTTAATGTGGTCAGAGAGCTCCCAGAAGATATACTTCAGCGGTTTGACAATAACATAAGTAAGATTGTGAATTTGAGAGTAAAAGGTTGGTCAAGTCCAACCTACTATCTTCAAAAGGTCCTACCAAAGCTGGTGCAAATGGG GGCTGTACGCATTGCACCCTTCTCAAATAGGTTGGCCCAAGAAGTTCCTTCAAATGTCCAATGGCTTAGATGCTTAGCCAATTATGAAGCACTAAGGTTTTCAGGGCCTATAAGAAGGCTTGCAGAGAATATGGTTGATCGGATGGTTAAGAATAGCTCCCAGAGTGGGGGTAAATACGTTTCAGTGCATCTTCGTTTTGAGGAG GACATGGTAGCATTTTCATGCTGTGAGTATGATGGAGGGGAGGAAGAGAAACGTGAAATGGATATTGCACGTGAAAGAAGTTGGAGAGGAAAATTCAGAAGAAGGGGTAGAGTAATAAGGCCTGGTGCAAATCGGGTAGATGGAAAATGCCCTTTAACTCCATTGGAG GTTGGAATGATGCTTAGGGGCATGGGTTTCGATAATAACACCTCAGTATATGTTGCAGCTGGAAAAATCTATAAAGCGGAAAAGTACATGGCTCCGCTTAAACAGATGTTTCCACGTTTAGAGACAAAAGATACTTTAGCCACTCCTGAAGAACTTGCTCCATTTAAG GGCCATTCATCTAGGTTGGCTGCTCTTGATTATACGGTGTGTCTTCACAGTGAAGTGTTTGTCACAACTCAGGGTGGAAATTTTCCCCACTTCTTGATGGGTCACAGGCGCTACTTTTATGGAGGACATGCTAAGACAATCAAACCTGATAAGAGGAAACTAGCATTATTATTTGATAGGCCTGATATCAG ATGGGAAGACTTTAGTCGACCAATGCAAGACATGCTTCGCCACAGTGATCATAAGGGATTTGAAGTGAAGAAGCCTAGCGGGTCACTCTACACCTTTCCTATGCCAGATTGCATGTGTAAACTAGCAGAAGCAAGAAGTGAAAGCAGTAACACAACAAGACTTGCTTGA
- the LOC142621374 gene encoding O-fucosyltransferase 9 isoform X2: MHGYSRLGSSARTSSSTSSPPSSPRFRHGRNKLCAGGRSSKQTSAVERVVYVFVSAVFRRRGVLLFAPVLYISLMLLYMGSVGFDVVNLKHTVVGVVVHSSKHRTTAMAPGSVYRSPQVFEKLWPLMEAESNGSRVNALMMAWNSTGRQGWKPCVDKSISTTGFSELPKSNGFLIIEANGGLNQQRLSICDAVAVAGLLNATLVIPIFHLNSVWRDSSKFGDIFDEDFFIYALKNHVNVVRELPEDILQRFDNNISKIVNLRVKGWSSPTYYLQKVLPKLVQMGAVRIAPFSNRLAQEVPSNVQWLRCLANYEALRFSGPIRRLAENMVDRMVKNSSQSGGKYVSVHLRFEEDMVAFSCCEYDGGEEEKREMDIARERSWRGKFRRRGRVIRPGANRVDGKCPLTPLEVGMMLRGMGFDNNTSVYVAAGKIYKAEKYMAPLKQMFPRLETKDTLATPEELAPFKVGCS, translated from the exons atgcacGGCTACAGTAGGCTTGGCTCATCGGCGAGGACTTCGTCGTCGACGTCATCGCCGCCGTCGTCTCCGCGGTTCCGGCACGGCCGGAACAAGCTCTGCGCCGGCGGCCGGAGCTCGAAGCAGACGAGCGCGGTGGAGAGAGTGGTGTACGTGTTCGTGTCGGCGGTGTTTCGGAGGCGAGGCGTGCTGTTGTTCGCGCCGGTGCTGTACATTTCGCTGATGCTGCTGTACATGGGGTCGGTGGGGTTTGATGTGGTGAATTTGAAGCACACTGTGGTTGGAGTTGTTGTGCATAGTAGCAAGCATCGGACGACGGCAATGGCGCCCGGTTCGGTTTATCGGAGCCCTCAGGTTTTTGAGAAGTTGTGGCCGTTAATGGAGGCTGAGAGTAATGGGAGTAGAGTCAATGCG TTGATGATGGCATGGAATTCAACTGGGCGTCAAGGTTGGAAGCCTTGTGTTGACAAGAGTATTTCAACAACAG GTTTCTCAGAATTGCCAAAGTCAAATGGTTTCCTAATAATTGAAGCAAATGGTGGGTTGAACCAACAGCGCTTATCG ATATGCGATGCAGTTGCGGTGGCTGGATTACTGAATGCAACTCTTGTCATtccaatttttcatttaaatagtGTTTGGCGAGATTCCAG CAAGTTTGGGGACATTTTTGATGAAGATTTCTTCATATATGCACTCAAAAATCACGTTAATGTGGTCAGAGAGCTCCCAGAAGATATACTTCAGCGGTTTGACAATAACATAAGTAAGATTGTGAATTTGAGAGTAAAAGGTTGGTCAAGTCCAACCTACTATCTTCAAAAGGTCCTACCAAAGCTGGTGCAAATGGG GGCTGTACGCATTGCACCCTTCTCAAATAGGTTGGCCCAAGAAGTTCCTTCAAATGTCCAATGGCTTAGATGCTTAGCCAATTATGAAGCACTAAGGTTTTCAGGGCCTATAAGAAGGCTTGCAGAGAATATGGTTGATCGGATGGTTAAGAATAGCTCCCAGAGTGGGGGTAAATACGTTTCAGTGCATCTTCGTTTTGAGGAG GACATGGTAGCATTTTCATGCTGTGAGTATGATGGAGGGGAGGAAGAGAAACGTGAAATGGATATTGCACGTGAAAGAAGTTGGAGAGGAAAATTCAGAAGAAGGGGTAGAGTAATAAGGCCTGGTGCAAATCGGGTAGATGGAAAATGCCCTTTAACTCCATTGGAG GTTGGAATGATGCTTAGGGGCATGGGTTTCGATAATAACACCTCAGTATATGTTGCAGCTGGAAAAATCTATAAAGCGGAAAAGTACATGGCTCCGCTTAAACAGATGTTTCCACGTTTAGAGACAAAAGATACTTTAGCCACTCCTGAAGAACTTGCTCCATTTAAG GTTGGCTGCTCTTGA
- the LOC142618258 gene encoding transcription factor IIIA isoform X2 produces the protein MAEMDEMGEIEKPIFRDIRRYYCEYCGICRSKKSLITSHMLTHHKEEMEKNRVNGEEDKEGKKSNTCQECGATFTKPAYLKQHMQSHSVERLYTCPVDDCHSSYRRKDHLTRHLLQHQGKLFKCPIENCGHEFSYQGNMTRHVKEFHSKDCPPINAEPQKQFVCQEIGCGKVFKFASKLRKHEESHVKLDSVEALCCEPGCMKYFSNDECLKAHIQSCHQHITCEICGTKQLRRNIKRHLQIHEDTVSLERVKCHYDGCLHTFSTKSNLYQHIKAVHLELKPFACSFSGCGVRFAHKHVRDKHEKTGCHVHTTGDFEESDEQFQSRIRGGRKRKCPTIEMLIRKRVSPPSPPSQSDEESDYLGWLHSQRTGNEL, from the exons ATGGCAGAGATGGATGAGATGGGTGAGATTGAGAAGCCAATATTCAGAGACATAAGGCGTTATTACTGTGAGTACTGTGGCATTTGCAGGTCCAAGAAGTCTCTTATTACTTCTCATATGCTCACTCACCACAAG GAAGAGATGGAAAAGAATCGGGTTAATGGGGAAGAggataaagaaggaaaaaagtcCAATACGTGTCAAGAATGTGGTGCGACATTCACAAAACCTGCGTATTTGAAGCAACACATGCAAAGTCACTCGGTTGAG AGGCTGTACACCTGTCCAGTTGATGATTGCCATTCCAGCTATAGAAGAAAGGACCACTTGACTCGGCATCTGCTTCAGCACCAAGGAAAACTCTTTAAGTGTCCAATTGAGAACTGTGGCCATGAATTTTCTTACCAAGGGAACATGACACGGCATGTGAAAGAATTCCATAGCAAGGATTGCCCCCCAATTAATGCTGAACCCCAGAAGCAATTTGTCTGCCAGGAGATAGGGTGTGGAAAGGTTTTCAAATTTGCATCAAAACTGCGAAAGCATGAGGAATCCCATG TTAAATTAGACTCAGTGGAGGCACTCTGCTGCGAACCTGGCTGtatgaaatatttttctaaCGATGAATGCCTTAAGGCCCACATCCAGTCCTGCCACCAACATATTACTTGTGAGATATGTGGGACCAAGCAACTGAGAAGGAACATTAAGCGGCATCTACAAATACATGAAGACACAGTTTCTTTGGAGAGAGTCAAATGCCACTACGATGGTTGTCTTCACACATTTTCAACT AAATCAAATCTCTATCAGCATATCAAGGCTGTGCACCTTGAACTTAAACCTTTTGCCTGTAGCTTTTCTGGTTGTGGCGTGAGATTTGCACACAAGCATGTGAGAGACAAGCATGAGAAGACGGGGTGCCACGTTCATACAACC GGTGATTTTGAAGAGTCAGACGAGCAATTTCAATCCAGGATTAGGGGTGGCCGGAAGAGAAAGTGCCCAACCATAGAAATGCTGATCCGGAAGAGGGTTTCTCCACCAAGTCCACCAAGTCAATCAGATGAAGAGTCTGACTACCTTGGTTGGTTGCACTCACAGAGGACTGGCAACGAGCTGTAA